A part of Silurus meridionalis isolate SWU-2019-XX chromosome 18, ASM1480568v1, whole genome shotgun sequence genomic DNA contains:
- the LOC124401394 gene encoding tripartite motif-containing protein 16-like isoform X2, whose translation MLAEVVEKLKKTEVQAASPDHCYAGPGDVECDFCTGRKHKAVKSCLVCVSSFCVTHLNPHYVSPAFKTHTLTEASAKLQEKICSEHNKLIEIYCRTDQNCICYMCMMDKHKGHDTVTASGERTEKQSELKEQQMKSQQRIQEKQKKVQELKQAVNTIKLSAQTAVEDSEQIFTEMISSMEKKRLEVMEMIRAQEEAELSRAERLLEELEQEITDLQRKVTELEQLSHTHDHIHFLQSFQSLCVSAGRRSPPFERPDFHTSSITVHQHHLSDGMRKYFSDLKKKLEEFCAVKFNKIPAQVQSFLSEPQSRDDFMKYLCYLTLDPNTAHCYLILSEKNRAVRGSERKQQISDHPERFDYWFQVLCEESVCGRCYWEVEWSGGMGVSISVSYKDIRRKGRGDECGFGRNNQSWSLQCSSSSLCFYHNNIETDLRVPPPSRIGVYVDHSAGTLSFYSVSDTMKLLHRVQTTFTQPLFAGFGLYYLSFGSSTVRFCDPE comes from the exons ATGCtggctgaagtggtggagaaactgaagaagACTGAAGTCCAAGCTGCTTCTCCTGATCACTGTTACGCCGGACCTGGAGATGTGGAGTGTGATTTCTGCACCGGAAGAAAACACAAAGCCGTCAAAtcctgtctggtgtgtgtgtcttctttTTGTGTAACTCATCTGAATCCTCATTATGTTTCTCCTGCTTTTAAGACTCACACATTAACTGAAGCCTCAGCAAAGCTACAAGAGAAGATCTGCTCTGAACATAACAAGCTGATTGAGATCTACTGCAGAACTGATCAAAACTGCATCTGTTATATGTGTATGATGGATAAACATAAAGGACACGACACTGTCACAGCCTCAGGAGAACGAACTGAGAAACAG AGTGAGTTAAAGGAGCAGCAGATGAAATCCCAGCAGAGaatccaggagaagcagaagaaggtgcaggagctgaaacaggctgtgaacactataaag CTCAGTGCACAGACAGCAGTGGAGGACAGTGAGCAGATCTTTACTGAGATGATCAGCTCCATGGAGAAAAAGCGCTTGGAGGTGATGGAGATGATCAGAGCTCAGGAGGAGGCTGAACTAAGTCGAGCTGAACGACTCCTGGAGGAACTGGAGCAGGAGATCACTGATCTTCAGAGGAAAGTCACTGAGCtggagcagctttcacacacacacgatcacatcCATTTCCTCCAG AGTTTccagtctctctgtgtctctgctgGACGTCGATCTCCTCCATTTGAAAGACCAGATTTTCACACATCCAGCATCACTGTCCATCAACATCACTTATCAGATGGAATGAGGAAATATTTCTCAGATCTGAAGAAGAAACTTGAGGAATTCTGTGCGGTGAAATTCAACAAAATCCCTGCACAAG TTCAGTCTTTTCTCTCAGAGCCACAGAGCAGAGATGATTTTATGAAAT ATCTCTGTTATCTGACTCTGGATCCCAATACGGCACATTGTTACCTCATTCTGTCTGAGAAGAACAGAGCAgtgagagggagtgagagaaagcagCAGATCTCTGATCATCCAGAGAGATTTGATTACTGGTTTCAGGTGTtgtgtgaggagagtgtgtgtggacgctgttactgggaggtggagtggagtggtggTATGGGTGTATCCATTTCAGTCTCATATAAAGATATCAGAAGGAAAGGACGGGGTGATGAGTGTGGGTTTGGACGCAAcaatcagtcctggagtctgcagtgttcttcttcttctctctgtttctatCACAACAACATTGAGACTGATCTCAGAGTTCCGCCACCATCCAGAATAGGAGTGTATGTggatcacagtgcaggaactctgTCCTTCTACAGCGTCTCTGACACCATGAAGCTCCTCCACAGAGTCCAAACAACATTCACTCAGCCTCTATTTGCTGGATTTGGACTTTACTACTTATCATTTGGTTCATCTACTGTGAGATTCTGTGATCCAGAATAA
- the LOC124401394 gene encoding tripartite motif-containing protein 16-like isoform X1 translates to MAEASISVDQDQFICPVCLDLLKDPVTVPCGHSFCKVCINDCWDQEDQKGIYSCPQCRDTFTARPVLNRNNMLAEVVEKLKKTEVQAASPDHCYAGPGDVECDFCTGRKHKAVKSCLVCVSSFCVTHLNPHYVSPAFKTHTLTEASAKLQEKICSEHNKLIEIYCRTDQNCICYMCMMDKHKGHDTVTASGERTEKQSELKEQQMKSQQRIQEKQKKVQELKQAVNTIKLSAQTAVEDSEQIFTEMISSMEKKRLEVMEMIRAQEEAELSRAERLLEELEQEITDLQRKVTELEQLSHTHDHIHFLQSFQSLCVSAGRRSPPFERPDFHTSSITVHQHHLSDGMRKYFSDLKKKLEEFCAVKFNKIPAQVQSFLSEPQSRDDFMKYLCYLTLDPNTAHCYLILSEKNRAVRGSERKQQISDHPERFDYWFQVLCEESVCGRCYWEVEWSGGMGVSISVSYKDIRRKGRGDECGFGRNNQSWSLQCSSSSLCFYHNNIETDLRVPPPSRIGVYVDHSAGTLSFYSVSDTMKLLHRVQTTFTQPLFAGFGLYYLSFGSSTVRFCDPE, encoded by the exons ATGGCGGAGGCCAGTATTTCAGTAGATCAGGATCAGTTCAtctgtccagtgtgtctggatctCCTGAAGGATCCGGTGACTGTCCCGTGTGGACACAGtttctgtaaggtgtgtattaatgaCTGCTGGGATCAGGAGGATCAGAAGGGTATCTACAGCTGTCCTCAGTGCAGAGACACTTTCACTGCAAGGCCTGTTCTAAACAGAAACAACATGCtggctgaagtggtggagaaactgaagaagACTGAAGTCCAAGCTGCTTCTCCTGATCACTGTTACGCCGGACCTGGAGATGTGGAGTGTGATTTCTGCACCGGAAGAAAACACAAAGCCGTCAAAtcctgtctggtgtgtgtgtcttctttTTGTGTAACTCATCTGAATCCTCATTATGTTTCTCCTGCTTTTAAGACTCACACATTAACTGAAGCCTCAGCAAAGCTACAAGAGAAGATCTGCTCTGAACATAACAAGCTGATTGAGATCTACTGCAGAACTGATCAAAACTGCATCTGTTATATGTGTATGATGGATAAACATAAAGGACACGACACTGTCACAGCCTCAGGAGAACGAACTGAGAAACAG AGTGAGTTAAAGGAGCAGCAGATGAAATCCCAGCAGAGaatccaggagaagcagaagaaggtgcaggagctgaaacaggctgtgaacactataaag CTCAGTGCACAGACAGCAGTGGAGGACAGTGAGCAGATCTTTACTGAGATGATCAGCTCCATGGAGAAAAAGCGCTTGGAGGTGATGGAGATGATCAGAGCTCAGGAGGAGGCTGAACTAAGTCGAGCTGAACGACTCCTGGAGGAACTGGAGCAGGAGATCACTGATCTTCAGAGGAAAGTCACTGAGCtggagcagctttcacacacacacgatcacatcCATTTCCTCCAG AGTTTccagtctctctgtgtctctgctgGACGTCGATCTCCTCCATTTGAAAGACCAGATTTTCACACATCCAGCATCACTGTCCATCAACATCACTTATCAGATGGAATGAGGAAATATTTCTCAGATCTGAAGAAGAAACTTGAGGAATTCTGTGCGGTGAAATTCAACAAAATCCCTGCACAAG TTCAGTCTTTTCTCTCAGAGCCACAGAGCAGAGATGATTTTATGAAAT ATCTCTGTTATCTGACTCTGGATCCCAATACGGCACATTGTTACCTCATTCTGTCTGAGAAGAACAGAGCAgtgagagggagtgagagaaagcagCAGATCTCTGATCATCCAGAGAGATTTGATTACTGGTTTCAGGTGTtgtgtgaggagagtgtgtgtggacgctgttactgggaggtggagtggagtggtggTATGGGTGTATCCATTTCAGTCTCATATAAAGATATCAGAAGGAAAGGACGGGGTGATGAGTGTGGGTTTGGACGCAAcaatcagtcctggagtctgcagtgttcttcttcttctctctgtttctatCACAACAACATTGAGACTGATCTCAGAGTTCCGCCACCATCCAGAATAGGAGTGTATGTggatcacagtgcaggaactctgTCCTTCTACAGCGTCTCTGACACCATGAAGCTCCTCCACAGAGTCCAAACAACATTCACTCAGCCTCTATTTGCTGGATTTGGACTTTACTACTTATCATTTGGTTCATCTACTGTGAGATTCTGTGATCCAGAATAA
- the LOC124401394 gene encoding tripartite motif-containing protein 16-like isoform X3, whose product MAEASISVDQDQFICPVCLDLLKDPVTVPCGHSFCKTHTLTEASAKLQEKICSEHNKLIEIYCRTDQNCICYMCMMDKHKGHDTVTASGERTEKQSELKEQQMKSQQRIQEKQKKVQELKQAVNTIKLSAQTAVEDSEQIFTEMISSMEKKRLEVMEMIRAQEEAELSRAERLLEELEQEITDLQRKVTELEQLSHTHDHIHFLQSFQSLCVSAGRRSPPFERPDFHTSSITVHQHHLSDGMRKYFSDLKKKLEEFCAVKFNKIPAQVQSFLSEPQSRDDFMKYLCYLTLDPNTAHCYLILSEKNRAVRGSERKQQISDHPERFDYWFQVLCEESVCGRCYWEVEWSGGMGVSISVSYKDIRRKGRGDECGFGRNNQSWSLQCSSSSLCFYHNNIETDLRVPPPSRIGVYVDHSAGTLSFYSVSDTMKLLHRVQTTFTQPLFAGFGLYYLSFGSSTVRFCDPE is encoded by the exons ATGGCGGAGGCCAGTATTTCAGTAGATCAGGATCAGTTCAtctgtccagtgtgtctggatctCCTGAAGGATCCGGTGACTGTCCCGTGTGGACACAGtttctgtaag ACTCACACATTAACTGAAGCCTCAGCAAAGCTACAAGAGAAGATCTGCTCTGAACATAACAAGCTGATTGAGATCTACTGCAGAACTGATCAAAACTGCATCTGTTATATGTGTATGATGGATAAACATAAAGGACACGACACTGTCACAGCCTCAGGAGAACGAACTGAGAAACAG AGTGAGTTAAAGGAGCAGCAGATGAAATCCCAGCAGAGaatccaggagaagcagaagaaggtgcaggagctgaaacaggctgtgaacactataaag CTCAGTGCACAGACAGCAGTGGAGGACAGTGAGCAGATCTTTACTGAGATGATCAGCTCCATGGAGAAAAAGCGCTTGGAGGTGATGGAGATGATCAGAGCTCAGGAGGAGGCTGAACTAAGTCGAGCTGAACGACTCCTGGAGGAACTGGAGCAGGAGATCACTGATCTTCAGAGGAAAGTCACTGAGCtggagcagctttcacacacacacgatcacatcCATTTCCTCCAG AGTTTccagtctctctgtgtctctgctgGACGTCGATCTCCTCCATTTGAAAGACCAGATTTTCACACATCCAGCATCACTGTCCATCAACATCACTTATCAGATGGAATGAGGAAATATTTCTCAGATCTGAAGAAGAAACTTGAGGAATTCTGTGCGGTGAAATTCAACAAAATCCCTGCACAAG TTCAGTCTTTTCTCTCAGAGCCACAGAGCAGAGATGATTTTATGAAAT ATCTCTGTTATCTGACTCTGGATCCCAATACGGCACATTGTTACCTCATTCTGTCTGAGAAGAACAGAGCAgtgagagggagtgagagaaagcagCAGATCTCTGATCATCCAGAGAGATTTGATTACTGGTTTCAGGTGTtgtgtgaggagagtgtgtgtggacgctgttactgggaggtggagtggagtggtggTATGGGTGTATCCATTTCAGTCTCATATAAAGATATCAGAAGGAAAGGACGGGGTGATGAGTGTGGGTTTGGACGCAAcaatcagtcctggagtctgcagtgttcttcttcttctctctgtttctatCACAACAACATTGAGACTGATCTCAGAGTTCCGCCACCATCCAGAATAGGAGTGTATGTggatcacagtgcaggaactctgTCCTTCTACAGCGTCTCTGACACCATGAAGCTCCTCCACAGAGTCCAAACAACATTCACTCAGCCTCTATTTGCTGGATTTGGACTTTACTACTTATCATTTGGTTCATCTACTGTGAGATTCTGTGATCCAGAATAA